A region of Pseudomonas cavernicola DNA encodes the following proteins:
- the cmoB gene encoding tRNA 5-methoxyuridine(34)/uridine 5-oxyacetic acid(34) synthase CmoB: MIDLAPLACRLADSPLANWAAGLQQQLDSKLEIGHGDLERWQGALDALPPLTPSQVELRECFQLDSDCDETSRAQLRQALLGLSPWRKGPFELFGVHIDTEWRSDWKWERIAPHLNLSGKRVLDVGCGNGYYQWRMIGAGAESVIGIDPNWLFFCQFQAIQRYLPELPVWHLPFALEELPEKLEGFDTVFSMGVLYHRRSPIDHLLALKDCLAKGGELVLETLVVAGDARQVLVPEDRYAQMRNVWFLPSVPALELWLRRAGFVDVRCVDVSVTSIEEQRSTEWMRYQSLPDFLDPGDHSRTLEGLPAPMRAVLVARKP, encoded by the coding sequence ATGATTGACCTTGCCCCCCTCGCCTGCCGTCTGGCGGACAGCCCCTTGGCCAATTGGGCTGCCGGCCTGCAACAACAGCTGGACAGCAAACTGGAGATTGGCCACGGCGACCTCGAGCGCTGGCAAGGCGCACTGGATGCGTTACCCCCGCTGACGCCGAGCCAGGTCGAACTGCGCGAATGCTTTCAACTGGACAGCGACTGCGATGAAACCAGCCGCGCGCAGTTGCGTCAGGCGTTGCTTGGTCTATCGCCCTGGCGCAAAGGGCCGTTCGAGTTATTCGGCGTGCATATCGACACCGAATGGCGCTCGGACTGGAAGTGGGAACGAATCGCGCCGCACCTCAATCTCAGTGGTAAACGCGTGCTCGATGTCGGCTGCGGCAACGGCTATTACCAGTGGCGCATGATCGGCGCCGGCGCCGAAAGCGTGATCGGCATCGACCCCAACTGGCTGTTCTTCTGCCAGTTCCAGGCGATCCAGCGCTATCTGCCGGAGCTGCCGGTCTGGCACCTGCCGTTTGCCCTGGAAGAGCTGCCGGAAAAGCTCGAAGGCTTCGACACCGTGTTCTCCATGGGTGTGCTCTACCACCGCCGCTCGCCCATCGACCATCTGCTGGCGCTGAAAGACTGCCTGGCCAAAGGTGGCGAACTGGTGCTGGAAACGTTGGTGGTGGCCGGCGATGCCCGGCAGGTGCTGGTACCGGAAGACCGCTATGCGCAGATGCGCAACGTCTGGTTCCTGCCCTCGGTACCGGCGCTGGAACTGTGGCTGCGCCGTGCCGGCTTCGTCGATGTGCGCTGCGTCGATGTCAGCGTCACCAGCATCGAGGAGCAACGCAGTACCGAATGGATGCGCTATCAATCCCTACCGGACTTTCTCGACCCCGGCGACCACTCACGCACCCTTGAAGGCTTGCCCGCGCCAATGCGGGCGGTACTGGTGGCGCGTAAGCCTTGA
- the pdxJ gene encoding pyridoxine 5'-phosphate synthase, which translates to MTDANRILLGVNIDHVATLRQARGTRYPDPLKAALDAEEAGADGITLHLREDRRHIQERDVRIMKDALQTRMNFEMGVTEEMLAFAESIRAEHVCLVPESRAELTTEGGLDVLGQEARIRAAVQRLGNVGSEVSLFIDADERQIEAAKRVGAPAIEIHTGRYADAHTPAEAARELARIRDGVACALAHGLIVNAGHGLHYHNVEPVAAIAGINELNIGHALVAHALFVGFKAAVAEMKQLIVAAAARG; encoded by the coding sequence GTGACTGACGCCAATCGCATTCTTTTGGGTGTGAACATCGACCACGTCGCTACCCTGCGCCAAGCCCGCGGCACCCGCTATCCCGATCCGTTGAAGGCGGCCTTGGATGCCGAAGAGGCAGGTGCCGATGGCATCACCCTACATCTGCGTGAAGATCGTCGGCATATCCAGGAACGTGACGTGCGAATCATGAAGGACGCCCTGCAGACGCGGATGAACTTCGAAATGGGCGTAACCGAAGAAATGCTCGCTTTCGCCGAGAGCATTCGCGCCGAACACGTGTGCCTGGTGCCGGAAAGTCGTGCCGAGCTGACCACCGAGGGTGGTCTGGATGTGCTCGGGCAGGAAGCACGTATCCGCGCAGCGGTGCAGCGCCTGGGTAACGTGGGCAGTGAGGTTTCGTTGTTTATCGATGCGGATGAGCGGCAGATCGAAGCGGCCAAGCGGGTCGGTGCACCGGCGATCGAGATACATACTGGGCGCTATGCCGATGCCCATACTCCCGCTGAAGCTGCGCGTGAGCTGGCGCGCATACGCGATGGCGTGGCTTGCGCTCTGGCCCATGGCCTGATCGTCAACGCCGGCCACGGCCTGCACTATCACAACGTTGAGCCAGTAGCCGCAATCGCCGGCATCAATGAACTGAATATCGGCCACGCGCTCGTTGCGCACGCCTTGTTCGTTGGTTTTAAAGCGGCCGTGGCGGAGATGAAACAGCTGATCGTCGCAGCCGCTGCACGCGGTTGA
- a CDS encoding protease inhibitor I42 family protein: protein MTAARLLLPLTLSLLAACAQQQPSNVTLQQSQQDECPLDLHSGQQLTLTLASNPTTGFRWEVKDAAPGVLRSLGPEVYSNPEDAGLVGSAGQSTWRFQATNPGDGRLLLLYHRPWEVDVAPAKTFDCHISVK, encoded by the coding sequence ATGACTGCTGCCCGCCTGCTCTTACCCCTCACTCTCAGTCTGCTCGCCGCCTGCGCGCAGCAGCAGCCAAGCAACGTCACGCTGCAACAGAGCCAGCAGGACGAATGCCCGCTGGACCTACACAGCGGACAACAGCTGACCCTCACCCTGGCCAGCAATCCCACCACTGGTTTCCGTTGGGAAGTGAAGGACGCCGCGCCTGGCGTGCTGCGCAGCCTGGGCCCTGAGGTCTACAGCAATCCGGAAGACGCCGGCCTGGTCGGCAGTGCCGGACAGTCAACCTGGCGCTTCCAGGCCACCAACCCGGGCGACGGGCGCTTGCTGCTGCTCTACCACCGCCCCTGGGAAGTGGATGTCGCACCGGCCAAGACCTTCGACTGCCACATCAGCGTGAAATAA
- the cmoA gene encoding carboxy-S-adenosyl-L-methionine synthase CmoA, with product MSKESDRLFAQPLPLVQDFAFNEAVVRVFPDMIKRSVPGYPTIVENIGVLAAQFAQPHSVLYDLGSSLGAVTQALRRHVKSEDCRVIAVDNSSAMVERCSEYLHAQDSMFQELLPVEVIEADILRLEFQPASLVALNFTLQFIQPAQRLPLLSRIRQALLPGGALILSEKLRFNDAEEHALLTELHIAFKRANGYSELEIAQKRSALENVMLPDSLEEHRERLLAAGFSKVVPWFQCLNFASLIALP from the coding sequence GTGAGCAAAGAATCCGACCGCCTCTTCGCACAACCACTACCCCTCGTTCAGGACTTCGCCTTCAACGAAGCCGTGGTGCGGGTGTTTCCGGACATGATCAAACGCTCCGTACCGGGCTACCCGACCATCGTGGAAAACATCGGAGTGCTCGCGGCACAATTCGCCCAGCCGCACAGCGTGCTGTATGACCTCGGCAGCTCGTTGGGCGCGGTCACGCAAGCTCTGCGCCGGCATGTGAAGAGCGAAGATTGCCGGGTCATCGCGGTCGACAACTCCAGCGCCATGGTCGAACGCTGCAGTGAGTATCTGCACGCGCAAGACTCGATGTTTCAAGAGTTGCTGCCGGTCGAGGTCATCGAGGCCGATATCCTGCGCCTGGAGTTCCAGCCGGCTTCGCTGGTGGCGCTGAACTTCACCCTGCAATTTATCCAGCCCGCACAACGCTTGCCTCTGCTCAGCCGGATTCGGCAGGCCCTGTTGCCGGGCGGAGCACTGATCCTCTCGGAAAAATTGCGCTTCAACGATGCCGAAGAACACGCGCTGCTCACCGAACTGCATATCGCCTTCAAGCGCGCCAATGGTTACAGCGAGCTGGAAATCGCCCAGAAACGCAGCGCGCTGGAAAACGTGATGCTTCCCGATAGCCTCGAAGAACACCGTGAGCGCCTGCTGGCCGCCGGCTTCAGCAAAGTCGTGCCGTGGTTCCAGTGCCTCAACTTTGCCTCACTGATCGCCCTGCCATGA
- a CDS encoding lysoplasmalogenase encodes MRWLIVALIGALAFLYGRASDWAQPCLLAKPIPVIALLLWLRSAPAGLYRRWISLGLLCSLAGDMLLEWPADLFVFGLGAFLLGHLAYLFAYLGDSRRLAPAALLLAAAAGAGMFTTLASSGLGPLLIPVAVYALAISAMLWRALARIGTPGVSSTSAWLAAGGAALFVLSDSLIGINRFVTPFVTAPYAIILSYWLGQWGIAASAIHRLPR; translated from the coding sequence ATGCGATGGCTGATAGTGGCGTTGATCGGTGCACTGGCCTTTCTCTATGGGCGGGCAAGCGACTGGGCGCAACCCTGCCTGCTGGCTAAACCTATCCCGGTGATCGCCTTGCTGCTCTGGCTGCGTAGTGCGCCAGCGGGTCTCTATCGACGCTGGATCAGCCTCGGCCTATTGTGCTCCCTGGCTGGCGATATGCTGCTGGAATGGCCGGCCGACCTCTTCGTCTTCGGCCTTGGCGCTTTCCTGCTGGGTCACTTGGCCTACCTGTTCGCCTACCTGGGCGACAGCCGTCGCCTCGCGCCGGCGGCCCTGCTCCTCGCCGCGGCGGCAGGTGCCGGCATGTTCACCACGCTCGCCAGCAGCGGCCTCGGCCCGCTGCTGATCCCCGTAGCGGTGTATGCCCTGGCCATCAGCGCGATGCTCTGGCGCGCCCTGGCGCGGATCGGCACGCCAGGCGTGAGTAGCACCTCGGCTTGGCTTGCGGCCGGGGGTGCGGCACTGTTTGTGCTGTCCGACAGTCTGATCGGAATCAACCGTTTTGTTACACCTTTTGTCACCGCGCCGTACGCCATCATCCTCAGCTATTGGCTGGGTCAGTGGGGCATCGCTGCCTCGGCGATTCACCGTCTGCCGCGTTGA